In the genome of Nitrosopumilus sp., the window TGATTCAGTGGGATAACTCCCAAACTTATTTTGATTAACCATGTCTCAAGAAATTCTTTCAAAACTTAACACTAGTCTCATTGATGAGATCTCCTCATCTAGAAATGAACCTGATTGGCTAAAAAATTACAGAAAGACTTCTCTGTCAATCTATGATAGATTGCCAATTGAATTGTCTCCTCTTTACAATAAATATACTGATGCTAAAAAAATGGATCCTGAAAAAGTTTCTTTATCAACCTCTACTACTGAAACTATTCCTAATTTTCTTACAAAACGATTAAGTGAGTTAGAAAATGAGATATGTATTATTCAAATTGGAACTAATATTCATAGAATTAACTTACCTGATGATTTAAAATCTAAAGGGCTTGTAATATCTTCAATTTCTGATGCAATCAAAAATAATTCTGAATTAGTGAAAAAAGCATTAGAAGCTTCACATTCTGAAGATGATAAATTTACCGCATTAAATAATGCTGCTTTTAATTCTGGTATCTTCATCCACATCCCACGTAATTTGATAATAGAAAAACCAATTCATTTCATGATTTGTCTATCAGAAGATGGTCATTCTACAATCTCTAGAAATGTAATCTTTGCAGATGAAAGTAGTAAGGCTACAATAGTTCAAGAACTTTATTCCCCAGGAATTCAAACACAACAAGCCTATTTGGAATTACTAAATACCAATCTTGGAGCAAATGCCCAATTGGATTTTACTACTTTACAAATGATTGATCAACATGCAGTTGTATTTTCAACAAGACGAACTGATTTAGCTCAAGATGCTAAAGTAAATTGGTATTCTGGATTATTTGGTTCAATGCTTTCTAGATACAAAATTGAATATTTTCTAAATGGGACAGGAGCATCGTGTAATGATTCTGAAGTAATTTTTGGAAACAATGAACAATCTTTTGATATTCAAACCAACGTCAATCATGAAAGCCCTGCAACTGAAGGACGAGTAGTTGAAAAAT includes:
- the sufD gene encoding Fe-S cluster assembly protein SufD, with translation MSQEILSKLNTSLIDEISSSRNEPDWLKNYRKTSLSIYDRLPIELSPLYNKYTDAKKMDPEKVSLSTSTTETIPNFLTKRLSELENEICIIQIGTNIHRINLPDDLKSKGLVISSISDAIKNNSELVKKALEASHSEDDKFTALNNAAFNSGIFIHIPRNLIIEKPIHFMICLSEDGHSTISRNVIFADESSKATIVQELYSPGIQTQQAYLELLNTNLGANAQLDFTTLQMIDQHAVVFSTRRTDLAQDAKVNWYSGLFGSMLSRYKIEYFLNGTGASCNDSEVIFGNNEQSFDIQTNVNHESPATEGRVVEKSILRNKSKSLFKGMIRIKENATKSNSFLSGRSILLDKDAKSDAIPGLEIFTNDVKATHSASVAQIDEEQIFYLKTRCLSHEEAERTIVEGFLEPLSRKMSFQVRAWIAYLIESKWDNKELTINTDEELAKFVEIEETRYNEDSEIEQHYKYR